The proteins below are encoded in one region of Microbispora sp. NBC_01189:
- a CDS encoding SDR family oxidoreductase: protein MTLFSVEGKTVVVTGGSRGIGKMIARGFLDAGATVYISSRKQDELEATAEELGCRAVRADLSTPEGVETLARAVAERESRLDVLVNNAGASWGAPLEEYPEHAFDKLWDINVKGVFFLTRRFLPLLRAAASPDDPARVINIGSVDGLRVPFMENYAYSAAKAGVHMLTRHLAHRLAKESITVNAIAPGPFESKMMAFALDDPEMRGAIESGVPLGRIGRPDDMAGAAVFLASRAGSYLTGAVIPVDGGISTHG from the coding sequence ATGACTCTGTTCTCGGTGGAAGGCAAGACGGTCGTCGTGACGGGCGGCTCCAGGGGAATCGGCAAGATGATCGCGCGCGGGTTCCTGGACGCGGGCGCGACCGTCTACATCTCCTCCCGCAAGCAGGACGAACTGGAGGCCACAGCCGAGGAGCTGGGCTGCCGGGCGGTCCGGGCCGACCTGTCGACCCCCGAGGGCGTCGAGACGCTGGCGCGAGCGGTGGCGGAGCGGGAGAGCCGGCTCGACGTGCTCGTCAACAACGCCGGGGCGAGCTGGGGCGCACCCCTGGAGGAGTATCCCGAGCACGCCTTCGACAAGCTCTGGGACATCAACGTCAAGGGCGTCTTCTTCCTCACCCGCCGGTTCCTGCCACTGCTGCGCGCCGCCGCCTCTCCCGACGACCCCGCCCGGGTGATCAACATCGGGTCGGTCGACGGGCTGCGGGTGCCGTTCATGGAGAACTACGCCTACTCGGCGGCGAAGGCGGGGGTCCACATGCTGACCCGGCATCTGGCACACCGGCTGGCCAAGGAGTCGATCACCGTCAACGCCATCGCCCCCGGGCCCTTCGAGTCGAAAATGATGGCCTTCGCGCTCGACGACCCCGAGATGCGCGGCGCGATCGAGAGCGGCGTGCCGCTGGGCCGGATCGGCCGGCCCGACGACATGGCGGGCGCGGCCGTCTTCCTCGCCTCACGGGCCGGGTCGTACCTCACCGGGGCCGTCATCCCGGTGGACGGCGGCATCTCGACGCACGGCTGA
- a CDS encoding GntR family transcriptional regulator, producing the protein MARSSLYQQVAAEVRRAIYAGELAPGDQIPTETDLMEAHGVSRNTVRLALGELENEGLILRMRRRGTFVRERRPLLMRPQDEFLAHDQEEPRFDAFVHAVRSEGRTADQRIEVSIVEPPEDVATRLALADGALAVVRRRLRFVDAQPFNTLDSYFPLEIVGGSEIARPGDITRGANRVLEELGHLQTRVIDDLSARMPTSDESSRLQLEPGTPVVVHTRVGYDADDTPVRVAVSVLPADKHLIRYELERH; encoded by the coding sequence ATGGCACGATCGTCGCTCTATCAGCAGGTGGCCGCCGAGGTGCGCAGGGCCATCTACGCGGGCGAACTCGCGCCGGGGGACCAGATCCCGACCGAGACCGACCTCATGGAGGCGCACGGGGTCAGCCGCAACACCGTACGGCTGGCGCTGGGCGAACTGGAGAACGAGGGTCTCATCCTGCGGATGCGCCGGCGTGGAACGTTCGTACGCGAGCGCCGTCCCCTCCTCATGCGGCCCCAGGACGAGTTCCTCGCGCATGACCAGGAAGAACCCCGGTTCGACGCGTTCGTCCACGCCGTCCGGTCCGAGGGCCGTACGGCCGACCAGCGGATCGAGGTCTCGATCGTCGAACCGCCCGAGGACGTGGCGACCCGCCTCGCCCTCGCCGACGGCGCCCTGGCCGTGGTGCGCCGCCGCCTGCGGTTCGTCGACGCCCAGCCGTTCAACACGCTGGACTCGTACTTCCCGCTGGAGATCGTGGGGGGCTCCGAGATCGCCCGGCCGGGGGACATCACCCGCGGGGCCAACAGGGTGCTGGAGGAGCTCGGGCACCTGCAGACCCGCGTGATCGACGACCTCTCGGCCCGCATGCCCACCTCCGACGAGTCGTCCCGGCTCCAGCTGGAGCCGGGCACCCCGGTCGTCGTCCACACCCGGGTCGGCTACGACGCCGACGACACTCCGGTCCGCGTCGCCGTGTCCGTGCTGCCCGCCGACAAGCATCTGATCCGATACGAGCTGGAACGTCATTGA
- a CDS encoding GNAT family N-acetyltransferase, with the protein MPANTLDLVTELTLRRATPADLPGVLALLARTAGWLNGLGVRQWPAGGFPAERIDPLIGEGVMYLLDAGEAAETLDGAARVPAATIAVDGHADAEFWTPRDRPGDALYVHKLAVHRSFSGQGLGEVLLDWAGLRAAVHGRPYLRLDCSKDNVRLQAYYRGAGFRHVRTVDLPHRASGALFERDACAVLPAWDRSGHGEPAMRGHRRRQERHTPAVPAPRGGHGTQQLRVLDITAHNELIEC; encoded by the coding sequence ATGCCTGCGAACACCCTGGATCTTGTTACGGAACTCACGCTGCGTCGCGCCACCCCGGCCGACCTTCCGGGGGTCCTCGCCCTGCTGGCCCGCACCGCCGGCTGGCTGAACGGTCTCGGCGTACGGCAGTGGCCGGCCGGCGGCTTCCCGGCCGAGCGGATCGACCCGCTGATCGGCGAGGGGGTCATGTATCTGCTCGACGCCGGCGAGGCCGCGGAGACCCTCGACGGCGCCGCCCGCGTGCCCGCCGCCACGATCGCGGTGGACGGCCACGCCGACGCGGAGTTCTGGACGCCGCGGGACCGGCCCGGCGACGCGCTGTACGTCCACAAACTGGCCGTCCACAGGTCCTTCTCGGGCCAGGGCCTGGGGGAGGTGCTGCTCGACTGGGCCGGCCTGCGGGCCGCCGTCCACGGCCGGCCGTACCTGCGGCTCGACTGCTCGAAGGACAACGTCCGCCTGCAGGCGTACTACCGGGGAGCGGGTTTCCGGCACGTCCGTACCGTCGACCTGCCGCACCGCGCCTCGGGGGCGCTGTTCGAGCGGGACGCCTGCGCCGTGCTTCCCGCCTGGGACCGTTCCGGACACGGCGAACCGGCGATGCGGGGGCACCGGCGGCGGCAGGAGCGCCACACTCCGGCGGTGCCGGCCCCGCGTGGAGGTCACGGGACGCAGCAGTTGCGCGTTCTTGACATCACGGCACACAACGAGTTGATCGAGTGCTGA
- a CDS encoding copper homeostasis protein CutC codes for MTGSLLEVIALDLRDAVAAEEGGADRLEVVSDMGSGGLTPSADLVAAIARECGLPQMIMLRRDAGFTVRPEELDRLRRDVKELTEAGAAGFVFGFLSEDGSVDVKATEALIQAVSPLPWTFHRAVDHAADVRAAWRAVRLLPNLATILTSGSPEGVGSGLDVLRARAEAGDASLVLAGGGLREAHIPALLDYGIRAFHVGGAVRGSWQEPVDPNRVRRWRRLVDRL; via the coding sequence ATGACGGGATCCCTCCTTGAAGTGATCGCGCTCGATCTGCGTGACGCCGTGGCCGCCGAGGAGGGCGGGGCTGACCGCCTGGAGGTCGTATCCGACATGGGCTCGGGCGGGCTCACCCCCTCGGCGGACCTCGTCGCGGCCATCGCCCGCGAGTGCGGACTGCCGCAGATGATCATGCTCCGCCGTGACGCCGGGTTCACGGTGCGCCCGGAGGAGCTCGACCGGCTGCGCCGCGACGTGAAGGAACTGACCGAGGCCGGCGCGGCGGGGTTCGTCTTCGGATTCCTCTCGGAGGACGGTTCGGTGGACGTGAAGGCGACCGAGGCGCTGATCCAGGCAGTCTCGCCGCTGCCCTGGACCTTCCACCGCGCGGTGGACCACGCCGCCGACGTGCGGGCGGCGTGGCGTGCCGTACGGCTGCTGCCGAACCTGGCGACCATCCTCACGTCGGGGTCGCCCGAGGGCGTCGGCAGCGGCCTGGACGTCCTGCGGGCCCGCGCCGAGGCGGGGGACGCCTCGCTCGTGCTCGCCGGCGGCGGCCTGCGCGAGGCGCACATCCCGGCGCTGCTCGACTACGGCATCCGCGCCTTCCACGTGGGTGGCGCTGTGCGGGGCTCCTGGCAGGAGCCCGTCGACCCGAACCGAGTCAGGCGCTGGCGCCGCCTGGTGGACCGGCTCTGA
- a CDS encoding FAD-dependent oxidoreductase: MERTYDVIVVGGGAAGLSGALALARARRSVLVVDDGRPRNAPASHVHNYLGREGTPPAELLAAGRAEIAAYGAEITGGRVANAAREDDGRFVVTLDDGRALRARRLLLATGLADELPDVPGLAGRWGRDVLHCPYCHGWEVRDRRIGVLATGPHAVEQACLWRQWTENVVFLNHRAAPLPAEDAERLAARRIAVADGQVAEVEVTGDTLTGVRLASGDVIALDAVVVAPRFTARADVARSLGLTPVDVEKNGHVVGSRIPAEPTGATAVPGVYVAGNTADVMAQVITAAAAGLTTGAAINMDLVAEETAEAVGAYRLAMGTMFEEAAWEERYQSRPAVWSGRPNAQLVAEAADLPPGRALDVGSGEGADAVWLAGRGWRVTGTDISATALKRAAGHASDAGPEVAARIEWVHADLRDHPLPEGAYDLVSAHYMHLPVETRRALYARLAAAVAPGGVLLIVGHHPLDLLTVAHRQHLPQAMFTAEEVAASLDPADWEVTAAEARPRTATDPEGHEITIRDAVLVARRRA, encoded by the coding sequence GTGGAAAGAACATATGACGTGATCGTGGTCGGCGGCGGCGCGGCGGGCCTCAGCGGCGCCCTGGCGCTGGCGCGGGCGAGACGGTCGGTGCTGGTGGTCGACGACGGGCGGCCGCGCAACGCGCCGGCCTCGCACGTGCACAACTACCTCGGCAGGGAGGGCACGCCGCCCGCCGAACTGCTGGCGGCCGGGCGCGCGGAGATCGCGGCGTACGGCGCCGAGATCACCGGCGGGCGCGTGGCGAACGCGGCACGGGAGGACGACGGCCGCTTCGTCGTGACGCTCGACGACGGGCGCGCGCTCCGGGCGCGACGGCTGCTGCTCGCGACCGGCCTCGCGGACGAGCTTCCGGACGTGCCCGGCCTGGCCGGACGCTGGGGCCGCGACGTGCTGCACTGCCCGTACTGCCACGGCTGGGAGGTCCGCGACCGGCGGATCGGCGTGCTGGCCACCGGCCCGCACGCCGTCGAGCAGGCCTGCCTGTGGCGGCAGTGGACCGAGAACGTGGTGTTCCTCAACCATCGCGCCGCGCCGCTGCCGGCGGAGGACGCCGAGCGGCTCGCCGCGCGCCGGATCGCCGTCGCGGACGGCCAGGTCGCGGAGGTGGAGGTGACCGGCGACACGCTCACCGGGGTACGCCTGGCCTCGGGCGACGTGATCGCGCTCGACGCGGTCGTCGTCGCGCCGCGGTTCACCGCCCGCGCCGACGTGGCGCGGTCGCTCGGGCTCACGCCGGTCGATGTGGAGAAGAACGGTCACGTGGTCGGCAGCCGGATCCCCGCGGAGCCGACGGGGGCCACCGCCGTGCCCGGCGTCTACGTGGCGGGGAACACGGCCGACGTGATGGCGCAGGTGATCACGGCCGCCGCGGCGGGCCTGACCACCGGCGCGGCGATCAACATGGACCTTGTCGCCGAGGAGACCGCGGAGGCGGTCGGCGCCTACCGGCTCGCGATGGGCACGATGTTCGAGGAGGCCGCCTGGGAGGAGCGCTACCAGTCACGGCCGGCCGTCTGGAGCGGGCGCCCGAACGCGCAACTCGTCGCCGAGGCCGCCGATCTGCCGCCGGGCCGGGCACTCGACGTCGGCAGCGGCGAGGGCGCCGACGCCGTATGGCTCGCCGGGCGCGGCTGGCGGGTGACCGGCACGGACATCTCGGCCACCGCGCTGAAGCGGGCCGCCGGCCACGCCTCCGACGCCGGCCCCGAGGTCGCGGCCCGCATCGAGTGGGTCCACGCCGACCTGCGCGACCACCCACTCCCCGAGGGCGCGTATGACCTGGTGTCGGCGCACTACATGCATCTGCCGGTCGAGACGCGGCGGGCGCTGTACGCCCGGCTGGCCGCGGCCGTCGCGCCGGGCGGCGTCCTGCTGATCGTCGGGCACCACCCGCTCGACCTGCTGACCGTGGCCCACCGGCAGCACCTCCCGCAGGCGATGTTCACCGCCGAGGAGGTCGCGGCCTCGCTCGACCCGGCCGACTGGGAGGTGACGGCCGCCGAGGCCCGGCCGCGCACGGCGACGGACCCGGAGGGGCACGAGATCACCATCCGGGACGCCGTCCTGGTCGCGCGCCGCCGTGCCTGA
- a CDS encoding DUF6986 family protein: protein METTLTGLDGLLDGFDRVHRDQLARYPTGQEPAWQPVHTVYVPADRVTAGVVHEWRHAATDLLNRLLFTPGELAALFGLDPGLAQPVHDRVRRKLHNEPIEDLRIDFEDGYGVRAPEEEDRHAEAAAAAVAEMHRAGTLPRRWGLRVKSFADGDPHRSVRTLDGFLTEVVRRAGRLPDGFTVTFPKVLMEDHLGRFARCLEALERALALPSGTLRFEMQVEAPQTVLILQRSADLVPSLGGRLAAAHFGVFDYTAAVGLPPDEQRLDHPACDHARHVMRTALAGTGVELSDGSLAAAPASDSAADVHALLRRHSALVAHSLSHGFHQGWDMHPSHLVSRFTTVYAFHLACYEKYADRVRAWEERRAAAGGVLDEPATIRTLVAALARADQALG from the coding sequence ATGGAGACGACGCTGACCGGCCTGGACGGGCTGCTCGACGGCTTCGACCGCGTCCACCGCGACCAGCTCGCCCGTTACCCCACTGGCCAGGAGCCGGCGTGGCAGCCGGTGCACACCGTGTACGTGCCGGCGGACCGGGTCACGGCGGGGGTCGTCCACGAATGGCGGCACGCCGCAACCGACCTGCTGAACCGGCTGCTGTTCACCCCCGGTGAGCTGGCCGCGCTGTTCGGGCTGGACCCCGGGCTGGCCCAGCCCGTGCACGACCGGGTCCGCCGCAAGCTCCACAACGAACCCATCGAGGACCTGCGGATCGACTTCGAGGACGGCTACGGCGTGCGCGCGCCCGAGGAGGAGGACCGGCACGCCGAGGCCGCGGCGGCGGCCGTCGCCGAGATGCACCGCGCGGGCACCCTCCCCCGCCGGTGGGGGCTGCGGGTGAAGTCGTTCGCCGACGGCGACCCGCACCGCTCGGTCCGTACGCTCGACGGGTTCCTCACCGAGGTCGTACGGCGGGCCGGGCGGCTTCCGGACGGGTTCACGGTGACGTTCCCCAAGGTCCTCATGGAGGACCACCTCGGGCGGTTCGCCCGCTGCCTGGAGGCGCTGGAGCGGGCGCTGGCGCTCCCCTCCGGGACGCTGCGCTTCGAGATGCAGGTGGAGGCCCCGCAGACCGTGCTGATCCTGCAGCGGTCGGCCGATCTGGTGCCGTCGCTCGGCGGGCGGCTCGCGGCCGCGCACTTCGGGGTGTTCGACTACACCGCGGCGGTCGGGCTGCCCCCGGACGAGCAGCGGCTCGACCATCCCGCGTGCGACCACGCCAGGCACGTCATGCGGACCGCGCTCGCCGGCACGGGCGTCGAACTGTCGGACGGCTCCCTCGCCGCGGCGCCGGCCTCGGACTCGGCCGCCGACGTGCACGCCCTGCTCCGCAGACACTCGGCGCTGGTGGCGCACTCGCTGTCCCACGGCTTCCACCAGGGCTGGGACATGCACCCCTCCCACCTCGTCAGCCGCTTCACGACCGTCTACGCCTTCCATCTCGCCTGCTACGAGAAGTACGCCGACCGGGTGCGCGCGTGGGAGGAGCGGCGGGCCGCGGCGGGCGGGGTGCTGGACGAGCCCGCGACGATACGGACGCTGGTCGCCGCGCTGGCGCGGGCCGACCAGGCCCTCGGCTGA
- a CDS encoding NYN domain-containing protein, translating to MRVGLYVDGFNLYYGLRSLRGRRYLWLDLHALGHRLLKRGQTLTTIRYFTAPVRGEPRALARQQTYQAALETLGVDVVLGRFQEQRASCRICGASWRTYEEKQSDAALAAAIVGDVALDLVDVVLLLSADSDLCAAIEAVRSVDARRGGKTRVVTVFPPGRRSDGLRLASDAWFPLGEAIIRRSQLPDLVPGRDGARYHRPGYWN from the coding sequence GTGCGTGTCGGTCTCTACGTCGACGGGTTCAACCTCTACTACGGGCTGCGTTCCCTCCGGGGGCGACGCTACCTCTGGCTCGATCTCCACGCGCTGGGGCATCGGTTGCTGAAGCGCGGCCAGACGCTGACCACCATCCGCTATTTCACCGCTCCCGTCCGGGGCGAGCCACGAGCCCTCGCCCGGCAGCAGACCTATCAGGCGGCACTGGAGACCCTGGGGGTCGACGTGGTGCTGGGGCGGTTCCAGGAACAGCGGGCCTCCTGCCGGATCTGTGGAGCCTCCTGGCGGACGTACGAGGAGAAGCAGTCCGACGCCGCCCTCGCCGCCGCGATCGTCGGTGACGTCGCGCTCGACCTCGTCGACGTCGTGCTGCTGCTGTCGGCCGACAGCGACCTGTGCGCGGCGATCGAGGCGGTGCGGTCGGTGGACGCCAGACGGGGCGGCAAGACCCGGGTGGTCACCGTGTTCCCGCCCGGCCGCCGTTCTGACGGCCTGCGCCTGGCGAGTGACGCGTGGTTTCCCCTCGGCGAGGCGATCATCCGCAGGTCACAGCTACCCGACCTCGTGCCCGGCCGCGACGGCGCCCGTTATCACCGGCCGGGGTACTGGAACTGA
- a CDS encoding FAD-dependent oxidoreductase, which translates to MVTLRVAIVGSGPAGIYTAEALVRQSHDPVEVDVLERLPTPYGLVRYGVAPDHTSIKSIAGYLRRVLETPGVRFLGGVELGADVSADDLLSCYDAVVYCTGAMVDRQLGIPGEDLPGSVAATDFVNWYCGHPDVPPDTFSLDAEDVVVIGVGNVAVDVVRIMAKTADELRGTDVPEEVLDRLAASRVRRIHMVGRRGPEHAKFTLKELRELGELLNADVLTFPHEVATGDLATLSRQVKGNVDVLRSWSEREPADRPRRLEVRFWLRPVEILGVSRVEGVRLERTRLEDGRVVGTGEFETIPADMVMRSVGYRSVALPGVPFDTRAMTVPNVAGKVTDRQYVAGWLKRGPTGVIGTNKSDAAETVRTLLAEVKPGTATARLDDLLAARGVCPVTYDDWLGIEAAEAALAENLKRGERVKLVGRDAMLGAAGRLTHRGTPS; encoded by the coding sequence ATGGTGACACTGCGCGTCGCGATCGTTGGATCGGGCCCGGCCGGGATCTACACGGCCGAGGCACTGGTCAGACAGTCGCACGACCCCGTCGAGGTCGACGTGCTCGAACGCCTGCCCACGCCCTACGGGCTCGTGCGGTACGGCGTCGCGCCCGACCACACCTCGATCAAGTCGATCGCCGGGTACCTCCGGCGCGTCCTGGAGACGCCCGGGGTGCGCTTCCTCGGCGGGGTGGAACTCGGCGCGGACGTCTCGGCCGACGACCTGCTGTCCTGCTACGACGCGGTCGTCTACTGCACCGGCGCGATGGTCGACAGGCAGCTCGGCATCCCGGGCGAGGACCTGCCGGGCAGCGTCGCCGCGACCGACTTCGTCAACTGGTACTGCGGCCACCCCGACGTCCCGCCGGACACCTTCTCCCTCGACGCCGAGGACGTCGTCGTCATCGGCGTCGGCAACGTCGCCGTGGACGTCGTGCGGATCATGGCCAAGACCGCCGACGAACTACGCGGCACCGACGTGCCCGAGGAGGTGCTCGACCGGCTGGCCGCCTCGCGGGTCAGGCGCATCCACATGGTCGGGCGGCGCGGCCCGGAACACGCCAAGTTCACCCTCAAGGAGCTGCGCGAGCTCGGCGAGTTGCTGAACGCCGACGTCCTGACCTTCCCCCACGAGGTCGCTACCGGTGACCTGGCCACCCTGTCGCGGCAGGTCAAGGGCAACGTGGATGTGCTGCGGTCGTGGTCGGAGCGCGAGCCGGCCGACCGGCCACGCCGTCTGGAGGTGCGCTTCTGGCTGCGCCCGGTGGAGATTCTCGGGGTCTCCCGGGTCGAGGGCGTACGGCTGGAGCGGACCCGCCTGGAGGACGGGCGGGTCGTCGGGACCGGCGAGTTCGAGACGATCCCGGCGGACATGGTGATGCGCTCGGTGGGCTACCGGAGCGTCGCGCTGCCCGGGGTGCCCTTTGACACGCGGGCGATGACGGTGCCCAACGTCGCCGGGAAGGTGACCGACCGGCAGTACGTCGCGGGCTGGCTGAAGCGGGGCCCGACCGGGGTGATCGGGACCAACAAGTCCGACGCCGCGGAGACCGTGCGGACCCTGCTCGCCGAGGTCAAGCCGGGAACCGCCACCGCCCGGCTGGACGACCTGCTCGCCGCCCGCGGCGTGTGCCCGGTGACGTACGACGACTGGCTCGGGATCGAGGCCGCGGAGGCGGCGCTGGCGGAGAACCTCAAGCGGGGCGAGCGGGTGAAGCTGGTGGGCAGGGACGCCATGCTGGGCGCAGCCGGCCGTCTCACCCACAGGGGAACCCCCTCCTGA
- a CDS encoding proline--tRNA ligase produces MLLRMSTLFLRTLREDPADAEVPSHKLLVRAGYVRRVAPGIYSWLPLGKIVLENVARVVREEMDRMGAQEVLFPALLPRDYYEATGRWTEYGDTLFRLKDRKGADYLLGPTHEEMFTDMVKGEYSSYKDYPVTLYQIQTKYRDEARPRAGILRGREFVMKDSYSFDLDDDGLKRSYEMHRDAYIRIFDRLGIDYRICFAMSGAMGGSASEEFLAPCATGEDTFVACHNCGYAANAEAVVTPAPPAVTAEQPPMEVLDTPGTPTIESLVTYVNERYDLGITAADTLKNLVVKVRTPGSDEVGTVVVGVPGDREVDFKRLEAALAPGVPEIFEAEDFARHPGLVRGYIGPQVLADLGITYLVDPRVVAGSAWVTGANEPGRHAAHVVAGRDFQPDGTIEAAEVRAGDSCPRCAHPLSIDRGIEIGHIFQLGRKYADAAHLDALGPDGKPIRITMGSYGVGVSRAVAVLAEQRHDALGLVWPREVAPADVHIVGTGKENQIEVASELAETLEARGLRVLVDDRRGVSPGVKFKDSELLGVPTVLIVGRGLAQGVVELRDRVAGTKEEIPLDQAADRVLAACLPASPA; encoded by the coding sequence GTGCTGCTGCGTATGTCGACCCTGTTCCTGCGCACCCTGCGTGAGGATCCGGCGGACGCGGAAGTGCCGAGCCACAAGCTGCTCGTCCGCGCCGGCTACGTCCGCCGGGTCGCGCCCGGCATCTACTCCTGGCTGCCGCTCGGCAAGATCGTGCTGGAGAACGTCGCCCGGGTGGTCCGCGAGGAAATGGACCGGATGGGCGCGCAGGAGGTGCTGTTCCCCGCGCTGCTGCCCCGCGACTACTACGAGGCCACCGGCCGCTGGACCGAGTACGGCGACACACTGTTCCGCCTGAAGGACCGCAAGGGCGCCGACTACCTTCTCGGGCCGACGCACGAGGAGATGTTCACCGACATGGTCAAGGGGGAGTACTCCTCCTACAAGGACTATCCGGTGACGCTGTACCAGATCCAGACCAAGTACCGCGACGAGGCGCGTCCCCGGGCCGGCATTCTGCGGGGCCGGGAGTTCGTGATGAAGGACTCCTACTCCTTCGACCTCGACGACGACGGCCTGAAGCGGTCCTACGAGATGCACCGCGACGCCTACATCCGCATCTTCGACCGCCTCGGCATCGACTACCGGATCTGTTTCGCCATGTCGGGGGCCATGGGCGGATCGGCCTCCGAGGAGTTCCTCGCGCCCTGCGCCACCGGTGAGGACACCTTCGTGGCCTGCCACAACTGCGGGTACGCGGCGAACGCCGAGGCGGTCGTGACGCCCGCGCCGCCCGCGGTGACCGCCGAGCAGCCGCCCATGGAGGTCCTCGACACGCCCGGCACGCCGACGATCGAGTCGCTGGTGACGTACGTCAACGAGCGGTACGACCTCGGAATCACCGCTGCGGACACGCTGAAGAACCTCGTCGTCAAGGTCCGCACGCCGGGCTCCGACGAGGTCGGGACCGTGGTCGTCGGCGTCCCCGGCGACCGCGAAGTGGACTTCAAGCGCCTGGAGGCCGCGCTCGCGCCCGGTGTGCCGGAGATCTTCGAGGCCGAGGACTTCGCCCGCCACCCCGGCCTGGTGCGCGGTTACATCGGCCCGCAGGTGCTCGCGGACCTCGGGATCACCTACCTCGTCGACCCCCGCGTCGTGGCGGGCTCGGCCTGGGTGACCGGCGCCAACGAGCCGGGCAGGCACGCCGCGCACGTGGTCGCGGGCCGTGACTTCCAGCCCGACGGCACGATCGAGGCCGCCGAGGTGCGCGCGGGCGACTCCTGCCCCCGCTGCGCCCACCCGCTGTCGATCGACCGCGGCATCGAGATCGGGCACATCTTCCAGCTCGGCCGCAAGTACGCCGACGCGGCCCACCTCGACGCGCTCGGGCCGGACGGCAAGCCCATCCGCATCACCATGGGCTCGTACGGCGTCGGCGTGTCCCGGGCGGTGGCGGTGCTGGCCGAGCAACGGCACGACGCGCTGGGCCTGGTGTGGCCCAGGGAGGTGGCCCCCGCCGACGTGCACATCGTCGGCACCGGCAAGGAGAACCAGATCGAGGTGGCCAGCGAGCTCGCCGAGACCCTGGAGGCGCGGGGGCTCCGCGTGCTGGTGGACGATCGCCGGGGTGTGTCGCCGGGCGTCAAGTTCAAGGACTCCGAGCTGCTGGGCGTGCCCACCGTCCTGATCGTCGGCCGCGGGCTGGCCCAGGGCGTGGTGGAGCTGCGCGACCGGGTCGCCGGGACCAAGGAGGAGATCCCGCTGGACCAGGCCGCCGACCGCGTCCTCGCCGCCTGCCTTCCCGCCTCTCCCGCGTGA
- a CDS encoding ferritin-like domain-containing protein: MADPATPPAVSPAVSPAPGPATGSSAAALGRALSAEYAAVYAYGVVGGRTKGALRARATVGFDAHRARRDQLRTLITQRGGTPTEPGPSYGLPFEVRTPSDAVRLALLVEQRIVTAYLELAADRDPALRRLAALAAQESATRAYGWQPEIGAFPGMPGRDAGSTQTGPPDTAQPDTTENGTRSPDTGLPDATPSGS; the protein is encoded by the coding sequence GTGGCTGACCCCGCGACCCCGCCCGCCGTGAGCCCGGCGGTGAGCCCTGCTCCGGGTCCCGCCACGGGGTCCTCCGCCGCTGCCCTCGGCCGGGCACTGTCCGCCGAGTACGCCGCCGTGTACGCCTACGGAGTCGTCGGCGGGAGGACGAAGGGCGCGCTGCGCGCCCGGGCGACGGTGGGCTTCGACGCGCACCGGGCGCGGCGCGATCAGTTGCGCACGCTCATCACCCAGCGGGGCGGCACGCCCACCGAGCCGGGCCCCTCCTACGGCCTGCCGTTCGAGGTGCGCACGCCGTCCGACGCGGTGCGCCTGGCGCTGCTCGTGGAGCAGCGGATCGTCACCGCCTACCTGGAGCTCGCCGCCGACCGCGATCCCGCCCTGCGGCGGCTCGCCGCGCTGGCGGCGCAGGAGAGCGCGACGCGCGCGTACGGCTGGCAGCCGGAGATCGGCGCCTTCCCCGGCATGCCCGGCCGCGACGCCGGCTCCACTCAGACCGGGCCGCCCGACACCGCACAGCCCGACACCACAGAAAACGGCACCCGGTCTCCGGACACCGGGCTTCCCGACGCCACTCCCTCCGGGTCCTGA
- the rimP gene encoding ribosome maturation factor RimP — translation MGSDARRGRLVELLGPVVAAEGFDLEDVTVTPAGRRRLVRVVVDRDGGVSLDNVADVSQSVSKLLDEVDVLGGSAYVLEVTSPGVDRPLTEPRHWRRAHGRLVRAELRDGTSVEGRVTGADESGVELDGARGIAFGELVRGRVQVEFNRRDAGLDDEHDGELDDERDDERDEDLDVDEDIADAADAGDEG, via the coding sequence ATGGGCAGCGATGCTCGACGCGGCCGCCTGGTCGAACTGCTCGGCCCGGTGGTCGCCGCCGAAGGGTTCGACCTGGAGGACGTGACGGTCACTCCGGCGGGACGCCGGAGGCTGGTGCGCGTGGTGGTGGACCGGGACGGCGGCGTGAGCCTGGACAACGTGGCCGACGTGAGCCAGTCCGTCTCCAAGCTGCTCGACGAGGTGGACGTGCTCGGCGGCAGCGCGTACGTGCTGGAGGTCACCTCCCCCGGCGTGGACCGGCCGCTCACCGAGCCGCGCCACTGGCGCCGGGCGCACGGGCGGCTGGTGCGGGCGGAGTTGCGCGACGGCACCTCGGTGGAGGGCCGCGTGACCGGCGCGGACGAGTCCGGTGTGGAGCTGGACGGCGCGCGCGGCATCGCCTTCGGCGAGCTGGTGCGCGGCCGTGTGCAGGTCGAGTTCAACCGGCGCGACGCCGGTCTCGACGATGAGCACGACGGCGAGCTTGATGACGAACGTGATGACGAACGTGACGAGGACCTCGATGTCGACGAGGACATCGCCGACGCCGCCGACGCCGGCGACGAGGGCTAG